In one Parageobacillus genomosp. 1 genomic region, the following are encoded:
- the flhA gene encoding flagellar biosynthesis protein FlhA, whose product MQAKDLSVLLMVVLIVAMLIIPLPTWLLSVLIIINISLALLVLLTSMNMKEPLQFSIFPSLLLLLTLFRLGLNVSTTRSILSKGEAGGVVETFGTFVVGGNVVVGLVVFLILIIIQFVVITKGAERVSEVAARFTLDAMPGKQMSIDADLNAGMISEQEARQRREKVAREADFYGAMDGASKFVKGDAIAGLIIVVINLLFGMVIGTVQQGLDISEAAQRYTLLTVGDGIVSQIPALLISTATGIVVTRAASDSNLGGDIMKQLFAFPKMLYVTAGTIFLLGLFTPISDVLTIPIAGLLAFGGYRFLQQASRPETAAMQDEAEETEMDELKSPESVISLLHVDPIEFEFGYALIPLADAKQGGDLLDRIVMIRRQLALELGLVIPVVRIRDNIQLQPNEYRLKIKGDEVARGELLLDHYLAMSPGIEDDSVEGIDTVEPAFGLPAKWISEQMKERAEMLGYTVVDPPSVVSTHITEVLKTHAHELLGRQETKQLIDHLKESYPVLVEEVTPNPLSIGEVQKVLVKLLKEKVSIRNLPLIFEALADFARMTTDTDILAEYVRQALARQITSQYALPGEPLKVITLSGKVEKTVAEAVQQTEQGSYLSLDPGLSQAIIEAIAAQLEQHVFANQTPILLCSPAVRMYVRQLTERYFPNLPVLSYNELEMSVEVQSVGMVDIE is encoded by the coding sequence ATGCAAGCAAAAGATTTGTCCGTATTATTGATGGTCGTTTTAATTGTAGCGATGCTGATTATTCCGCTGCCGACATGGCTGTTAAGCGTATTGATCATCATCAATATTTCGCTTGCGCTGTTAGTTCTCCTTACGTCGATGAATATGAAAGAGCCGCTGCAATTTTCCATTTTCCCTTCGCTTTTGCTGTTGCTCACACTATTTCGCTTAGGACTGAACGTTTCCACCACCCGCTCGATTTTAAGCAAAGGGGAAGCGGGTGGTGTAGTGGAAACATTTGGAACATTTGTCGTCGGGGGAAATGTCGTCGTCGGCCTCGTTGTATTTTTAATTTTAATCATCATCCAGTTTGTCGTGATCACGAAAGGAGCGGAACGTGTATCAGAAGTGGCGGCCCGCTTTACACTTGATGCGATGCCGGGAAAACAGATGAGCATTGATGCGGATTTAAACGCCGGGATGATTTCCGAACAAGAGGCGCGGCAACGCCGAGAAAAAGTGGCACGGGAAGCAGATTTTTATGGAGCGATGGATGGGGCAAGCAAATTCGTCAAAGGCGATGCGATCGCTGGATTAATCATTGTCGTGATTAACTTGCTTTTTGGCATGGTCATCGGCACCGTCCAGCAAGGGCTTGATATTTCCGAAGCGGCGCAGCGCTACACGCTATTAACGGTTGGCGATGGTATCGTCAGCCAAATTCCAGCTTTGTTAATTTCGACTGCCACCGGTATTGTCGTGACAAGAGCGGCGTCTGACAGCAACCTTGGCGGCGACATTATGAAACAGCTATTTGCTTTTCCGAAAATGTTATATGTCACAGCGGGAACGATTTTCTTGCTAGGGCTGTTTACGCCGATTAGTGATGTGCTGACGATTCCGATCGCGGGCTTGCTTGCGTTTGGCGGATACCGTTTTTTGCAGCAGGCGTCCCGTCCTGAAACAGCCGCTATGCAAGACGAAGCAGAAGAAACAGAAATGGATGAATTAAAAAGTCCGGAAAGCGTCATTAGTCTGCTTCATGTCGATCCGATCGAATTTGAATTTGGTTATGCGCTTATTCCGCTTGCCGACGCCAAGCAAGGCGGCGATTTGCTCGACCGCATTGTCATGATCCGCCGTCAGCTGGCGCTCGAGCTCGGGCTGGTGATTCCGGTTGTCCGCATCCGCGACAATATTCAGCTTCAGCCGAATGAGTACCGGCTGAAAATTAAAGGGGATGAAGTAGCGCGCGGCGAACTGCTCTTGGATCATTATTTAGCAATGAGCCCGGGAATCGAAGATGATTCGGTAGAAGGGATCGACACGGTGGAACCGGCATTTGGTCTTCCTGCGAAATGGATTTCCGAGCAGATGAAAGAGAGAGCGGAAATGCTAGGGTATACGGTCGTCGACCCGCCATCGGTTGTATCTACCCATATTACGGAAGTATTGAAAACTCATGCGCATGAATTGCTAGGACGCCAAGAAACGAAACAGCTTATCGACCATTTAAAGGAATCGTATCCGGTATTGGTGGAAGAAGTGACGCCAAACCCGCTTTCCATCGGGGAAGTGCAAAAAGTGCTCGTCAAACTGTTAAAAGAAAAAGTATCGATCCGCAATCTGCCGCTTATTTTTGAGGCGCTGGCCGACTTTGCCCGCATGACAACCGATACCGATATATTGGCGGAGTACGTGCGGCAGGCGCTGGCACGGCAAATTACAAGCCAGTATGCGCTTCCGGGAGAGCCGTTAAAAGTCATTACTCTATCTGGAAAGGTGGAAAAAACGGTTGCCGAAGCGGTTCAGCAGACGGAGCAGGGCAGTTATTTGTCGCTTGACCCAGGGCTGTCTCAAGCGATTATCGAAGCGATTGCCGCACAGCTTGAGCAGCATGTATTTGCAAACCAAACACCAATTTTGCTATGCTCTCCGGCCGTCCGCATGTATGTTCGGCAATTGACGGAACGATATTTTCCGAACTTGCCTGTTTTATCCTATAATGAGCTGGAGATGAGTGTGGAAGTCCAAAGCGTTGGGATGGTGGATATTGAATGA
- the flhF gene encoding flagellar biosynthesis protein FlhF: MKVKKFVAPSMSEAMKMIRAELGSDAVILNSKVVHKGGFFGLFTKKNIEVIAAVDPQPIRSKAERKKEEVSFASSFLKEKKEREDGQLLYELQELKAMIKQLSANAMTGISSYPAPLSEVQRRLENQGISASLVQDIAAALLEKWYVDGGKAPTKQVIAWAKEIMKEKLASVPFDGISLQKKYINVVGPTGVGKTTTLAKIAARCVLEHGKNIAFITTDTYRIAAIEQLKTYAQILNVPLEVCYNLQDFQEAKKKLSDRDIVFIDTTGRNFRNPQYVKELRNIIDFNEEMETFLVFALTAKYEDMKTIYEQFSLVPINRFIFTKLDETTSYGAMFNLMMEYNVGAAYFTNGQNVPDDISEASPEQLINMLFGVEGK; encoded by the coding sequence ATGAAAGTAAAAAAATTTGTTGCGCCGTCGATGTCGGAAGCTATGAAAATGATTCGTGCCGAACTTGGAAGCGATGCGGTGATTTTAAATTCCAAAGTTGTCCATAAAGGCGGGTTTTTTGGACTGTTTACGAAAAAAAACATCGAAGTGATCGCCGCTGTCGATCCGCAGCCGATTCGTTCGAAAGCGGAGAGAAAAAAAGAGGAAGTTTCATTTGCCTCCTCGTTTTTGAAGGAAAAAAAAGAGAGAGAAGATGGGCAGCTGCTTTATGAATTACAAGAGCTAAAGGCGATGATAAAGCAGCTTTCCGCAAACGCCATGACCGGCATTTCCTCTTATCCAGCACCGCTTAGCGAGGTGCAACGCCGGCTTGAAAACCAAGGCATTTCCGCTTCGTTAGTCCAGGACATTGCAGCTGCCTTGTTGGAAAAATGGTACGTCGATGGGGGAAAAGCGCCGACAAAACAGGTGATTGCCTGGGCTAAAGAAATAATGAAAGAAAAATTGGCATCTGTTCCGTTCGACGGCATTTCGCTGCAAAAAAAGTATATTAATGTCGTCGGACCGACCGGCGTAGGCAAAACGACCACGCTGGCAAAAATCGCGGCCCGCTGCGTTTTGGAGCATGGGAAAAACATCGCGTTTATTACGACCGATACTTACCGGATTGCGGCTATCGAGCAATTAAAAACGTACGCGCAAATTTTAAACGTACCGCTGGAAGTCTGTTATAATTTGCAAGATTTTCAAGAGGCGAAGAAAAAATTGTCTGACCGCGATATCGTCTTTATTGATACGACAGGGCGGAATTTCCGCAATCCGCAATATGTCAAAGAGTTGCGAAACATCATCGATTTTAACGAAGAAATGGAGACGTTTCTCGTATTTGCCCTCACGGCAAAATACGAAGATATGAAAACCATCTATGAACAGTTTTCCCTCGTTCCGATCAACCGCTTTATCTTTACGAAATTAGACGAAACTACTTCGTATGGAGCGATGTTTAATTTAATGATGGAATATAACGTAGGGGCGGCATACTTTACTAACGGACAAAATGTGCCGGACGACATTAGCGAGGCGTCGCCGGAACAACTGATAAACATGCTGTTTGGGGTCGAAGGAAAATGA
- a CDS encoding MinD/ParA family protein: MKDQAESLRLRLSKQNEQKRITKTIAITSGKGGVGKSNVSLNFSIMLSRRGFRVLLLDMDIGMGNIDILLGQSSPLTIVDLFARQLPLQELIKTGPDNMSFIAGGTGLTNIFTMDEEKVDYFLTELQSVSAQYDYLIFDMGAGISEDRLYLLKAVHDIFIVTTPEPTAITDAYAMMKYMYAQEKAIPLYVIANRVRTDKEGRETLERLKRVAKQFLDKEVIPLGMLPEDRTVAKAVVRQTPFLLFDPTAKVSRAMHTLTDRYLSAGAMAQEKEREPFHFFARLRHFLLER; this comes from the coding sequence ATGAAAGATCAGGCAGAAAGCTTACGGTTGCGCTTAAGCAAGCAAAACGAGCAAAAAAGAATCACGAAAACGATCGCCATTACGAGCGGAAAAGGCGGGGTTGGCAAATCCAACGTCTCTCTCAATTTTTCTATCATGTTATCGCGGCGCGGTTTTCGGGTATTGTTGCTTGATATGGATATTGGAATGGGGAATATTGATATTTTGCTCGGGCAATCGTCACCGTTAACGATTGTTGACTTGTTTGCGAGGCAGCTTCCATTGCAAGAACTGATTAAAACAGGTCCGGACAACATGTCGTTTATTGCCGGTGGAACGGGATTGACCAACATTTTTACGATGGACGAGGAAAAAGTCGATTATTTTTTAACGGAGCTGCAATCGGTATCAGCGCAATATGATTATCTTATTTTCGATATGGGAGCGGGCATTTCCGAAGATCGACTCTATCTATTGAAGGCTGTCCATGACATTTTTATTGTCACCACGCCGGAACCGACAGCCATCACTGATGCGTATGCGATGATGAAATATATGTATGCGCAGGAAAAGGCGATTCCGTTATACGTCATTGCGAACCGCGTTCGGACGGACAAGGAAGGCCGCGAGACGTTAGAGCGCCTGAAACGGGTAGCCAAACAATTTTTGGACAAAGAGGTGATTCCGCTAGGCATGCTGCCGGAAGACCGTACCGTTGCGAAAGCGGTAGTACGGCAAACACCGTTTTTGCTGTTTGATCCCACTGCTAAAGTAAGCCGTGCTATGCATACGCTAACGGACCGTTATTTATCGGCTGGCGCAATGGCGCAAGAGAAAGAGAGGGAGCCATTTCATTTTTTTGCCAGACTGCGTCACTTTTTGCTAGAAAGGTAG
- a CDS encoding chemotaxis protein CheA: MDMSQYLEVFIDESKEHLQAINEQLLELEKAPEDMAIVNEIFRSAHTLKGMSATMGFEDLANLTHQMENVLDGIRNHKITVTPEILDVVFQAVDHLEAMIMAIAAGGDGKRDVKEVVEQLKRIEQGEVPASLAERPSNTSSVPLRQTYGEFEYNVLQQAKEQGFSAYEIRVKLRADCLLKSVRVYMIFEALNEAGEVIKSIPPADMLEEEQFDQEFWLTVVTKQSAEQLYERLMKVSEVEEIEVVPLDIDGPKETGDVVAAHETALRQQAAAVQEEKEKTAEKNAAARQSASANKTIRVNIERLDNLMNLFEELVIDRGRLEQIARELNHPELNETVERMSRISSDLQTIILNMRMVPVETVFNRFPRMVRQLARELGKKVNLEIIGAQTELDRTVIDEIGDPLVHLLRNAIDHGIETPDVRRASGKPEEGTVKLKAYHSGNHVFIEIEDDGAGIKREKVLQKALDRGIISQQNIANLTDKQVYELIFAPGFSTADHISDISGRGVGLDVVKSTIESLGGTVTVDSEEGKGSIFSIQLPLTLSIISVLLVEIQQEKYAIPLSSIIETAIIKKEDILHAHNQQVIDFRGKVVPLVFLKDIFEVPAAEEEEEVVSVVIVRKGEKMAGLVVDSFIGQQEVVLKSLGNYLTSVFAISGATILGDGQVALIIDCNALIK; this comes from the coding sequence ATGGATATGAGCCAATATTTAGAGGTATTCATTGACGAAAGTAAAGAGCATTTACAAGCCATTAATGAACAGCTACTAGAATTGGAAAAAGCGCCGGAAGACATGGCAATCGTCAATGAAATTTTTCGTTCCGCCCATACGTTAAAAGGAATGTCAGCGACGATGGGGTTTGAAGATTTAGCCAATTTAACCCATCAAATGGAAAATGTGCTGGATGGCATTCGCAATCATAAAATTACCGTTACCCCGGAAATATTGGATGTTGTGTTTCAAGCAGTCGATCATTTAGAAGCGATGATTATGGCGATTGCTGCAGGCGGTGATGGCAAGCGCGACGTAAAAGAGGTGGTGGAGCAGTTAAAGCGAATTGAACAAGGAGAAGTTCCCGCTTCTTTAGCGGAGCGACCGTCCAATACTTCTTCTGTACCGCTTAGGCAAACATATGGGGAATTTGAATATAATGTGCTGCAGCAGGCCAAAGAACAAGGTTTTTCCGCCTATGAAATCCGCGTGAAATTGCGGGCAGACTGCTTGTTAAAATCGGTACGTGTCTATATGATTTTCGAAGCATTAAACGAGGCGGGCGAAGTGATTAAATCGATTCCCCCTGCCGATATGCTCGAAGAAGAGCAATTTGATCAAGAGTTTTGGCTAACGGTGGTGACAAAGCAATCAGCGGAACAATTATATGAGCGGTTGATGAAAGTTTCTGAAGTAGAAGAGATAGAAGTTGTACCGCTCGATATCGATGGACCGAAGGAAACGGGCGATGTGGTAGCTGCACATGAAACCGCGCTTCGGCAGCAAGCGGCGGCCGTTCAAGAGGAAAAGGAGAAAACGGCGGAGAAAAATGCGGCGGCAAGACAATCGGCGTCGGCGAATAAAACGATTCGTGTCAATATTGAACGCCTTGATAATTTAATGAATTTATTTGAGGAACTCGTCATTGACCGTGGGCGGTTAGAACAAATTGCCCGCGAATTAAATCATCCGGAATTGAATGAAACGGTGGAACGAATGTCGCGCATTTCCAGCGATTTGCAAACGATTATTTTAAACATGCGCATGGTTCCGGTAGAAACGGTGTTTAACCGTTTTCCACGCATGGTGCGGCAATTGGCGCGCGAATTAGGAAAAAAAGTAAACTTGGAAATCATCGGCGCACAAACCGAGCTCGACCGCACCGTCATTGATGAAATCGGCGACCCGCTCGTCCATCTTCTTCGCAATGCGATCGACCACGGCATTGAAACGCCTGATGTACGCCGGGCAAGCGGCAAGCCGGAAGAAGGAACCGTGAAGTTAAAAGCATACCATAGCGGCAATCATGTGTTTATTGAAATTGAAGATGACGGCGCCGGCATTAAGAGGGAAAAAGTGCTGCAAAAAGCGCTTGATCGCGGAATCATCTCCCAGCAAAACATCGCTAATTTAACGGATAAGCAAGTATATGAACTAATTTTTGCGCCAGGCTTTTCCACCGCTGACCACATTTCTGATATTTCCGGGCGCGGGGTCGGGCTTGATGTCGTCAAAAGCACGATTGAGTCGCTTGGCGGCACGGTCACAGTAGATTCGGAAGAAGGGAAAGGGTCGATTTTTTCGATTCAATTGCCATTGACGTTATCGATTATTTCCGTATTGCTTGTAGAAATTCAGCAAGAAAAATACGCGATCCCGTTATCATCGATTATTGAAACCGCCATTATTAAAAAAGAGGATATTTTACACGCTCATAATCAGCAAGTGATTGATTTCCGTGGAAAAGTAGTTCCGCTCGTATTTTTAAAAGACATTTTTGAAGTGCCAGCGGCGGAGGAGGAAGAGGAAGTGGTTTCCGTCGTGATCGTTCGCAAAGGGGAAAAAATGGCAGGACTTGTTGTCGATTCGTTTATCGGGCAGCAGGAAGTCGTATTAAAGTCATTAGGAAACTATTTAACATCTGTCTTTGCGATTTCCGGTGCGACGATATTAGGTGACGGGCAAGTAGCGCTTATTATCGACTGCAATGCACTAATTAAATAA
- a CDS encoding chemotaxis protein CheW, producing MTAFQGVEWKVIAFQLKDEEYAIPVQYVRSIEKIQHITRVPRTAHYVKGVINLRGVVTPIIDLRERFGFPSVPYSEQTRIIIVSIGDIEVGFIVDAANDVLDIPASSIEPPPEAIGAVEADYIHGVAKVGKRLLILLNLEKVLEK from the coding sequence ATGACGGCGTTTCAAGGAGTTGAATGGAAAGTAATTGCTTTCCAGTTAAAAGATGAAGAATATGCCATCCCAGTTCAATATGTCCGTTCCATTGAAAAAATTCAGCATATTACCCGTGTTCCGCGCACGGCGCATTATGTCAAAGGAGTAATCAATTTGCGCGGTGTCGTCACGCCAATTATTGATTTGCGGGAGCGATTTGGCTTTCCTTCTGTGCCGTACTCTGAGCAAACGCGCATTATTATCGTGTCGATCGGAGATATTGAGGTTGGATTCATCGTCGATGCGGCCAATGATGTGCTCGATATCCCGGCATCAAGCATTGAACCGCCTCCGGAAGCCATCGGAGCGGTGGAAGCCGATTATATTCACGGAGTTGCCAAAGTTGGAAAAAGGCTATTAATTTTATTAAATTTAGAAAAGGTATTAGAAAAATAA
- a CDS encoding chemotaxis protein CheC — translation MDHIRKLTGTHIDILKEIGNIGAGNAATALSKLLNKKIEMAVPHVQIAAFDEMMELIGGAEQVVACVYLRIEGDAPGNMFFVLSLEQAERFIRQMTGDETFSFHEHPTELGQSALQELGNILAGSYLSAFADFTHLALYPSVPMLTVDMIGAILQYGLLELSRAGDYAILIDTAVYDERRPENSVNGHFFLLPDPDSFASIFRALGVELS, via the coding sequence ATGGATCATATTCGCAAACTTACCGGTACCCATATTGATATTTTAAAAGAAATCGGCAATATCGGGGCGGGAAATGCGGCGACGGCGCTGTCTAAACTATTAAACAAAAAAATTGAAATGGCGGTTCCGCATGTGCAAATTGCCGCATTTGATGAAATGATGGAGCTGATCGGCGGGGCCGAGCAAGTCGTAGCATGCGTCTATTTGCGCATTGAAGGAGATGCGCCGGGAAATATGTTTTTCGTATTGTCACTCGAGCAGGCGGAGCGTTTTATCCGGCAGATGACTGGTGACGAAACATTTTCGTTTCATGAACATCCGACTGAACTAGGACAATCAGCATTGCAAGAACTAGGAAACATCCTTGCCGGTTCCTATCTTTCCGCTTTCGCCGACTTTACCCATTTAGCACTGTATCCGTCCGTCCCGATGCTTACCGTCGATATGATTGGCGCTATTTTGCAATATGGGCTGCTCGAATTATCCCGCGCCGGCGATTATGCCATTTTGATTGATACTGCAGTATATGATGAGCGGCGTCCAGAAAACAGCGTCAATGGTCACTTCTTTTTGCTCCCTGATCCAGATTCGTTTGCCTCCATCTTTCGGGCGCTGGGTGTGGAGCTTTCATGA
- a CDS encoding chemotaxis protein CheD encodes MSETLHIIKVGIADMNVVRAPNVIRTSGLGSCVGVVIFDLMKEVAGMAHVMLPDSSLARSETINAAKYADTAVAALIELVLEAGGRKGMLKAKIAGGAQMFSFPSQSSDMMRIGARNVEAVKWQLNRFRIPIVAEDVGGSSGRTIEFNPQTGVLSIRTVNQGVKEI; translated from the coding sequence ATGAGTGAAACGCTCCATATCATAAAAGTTGGCATTGCCGATATGAATGTCGTGCGCGCACCAAATGTCATTCGCACGTCTGGATTAGGGTCATGTGTCGGTGTCGTAATTTTTGATTTGATGAAAGAGGTGGCTGGAATGGCACATGTGATGCTTCCGGATTCTTCGCTGGCAAGATCGGAAACGATCAATGCGGCCAAATATGCCGATACAGCGGTGGCGGCGCTCATCGAGCTTGTCCTCGAGGCAGGGGGAAGAAAAGGAATGTTAAAGGCAAAAATAGCCGGCGGGGCGCAAATGTTTTCCTTCCCTTCGCAAAGCAGCGACATGATGCGGATTGGGGCGAGAAATGTCGAAGCGGTGAAATGGCAGTTAAACCGTTTTCGCATCCCAATCGTTGCCGAAGATGTGGGCGGCAGCAGCGGCAGAACGATTGAGTTCAACCCGCAGACGGGTGTTTTATCGATTCGCACCGTTAATCAAGGAGTCAAGGAAATATAA
- a CDS encoding FliA/WhiG family RNA polymerase sigma factor gives MAHMLADEERKYWDNWVERRDPQAGDKLVQLYMPLVHYHVQRIAVSLPKNINKQELVSHGLIGLYDALEKFDPSRDLKFDTYASFRIRGAILDGLRKEDWLPRSIREKAKKIEETIERLEQRYMRSVTAKEVAAELGMTEEEVHTVANENFFANVLSFQHVVTEEEEETALLAVRDEKTPSPEEEVIKQELYEKLAQVIEQLSEKEQLVISLFYKEELTFTEIGEILGLSTSRISQLHSKAIFKLRKILEAAL, from the coding sequence ATGGCACATATGTTAGCGGACGAAGAACGGAAATATTGGGATAATTGGGTAGAGCGCCGCGATCCGCAAGCTGGAGATAAACTCGTACAACTATATATGCCGCTTGTTCATTATCATGTGCAGCGAATTGCTGTGTCGCTGCCGAAAAATATTAACAAACAGGAATTAGTCAGTCACGGACTGATTGGTCTTTATGATGCACTGGAAAAATTTGATCCCTCCCGCGATTTAAAATTTGACACATATGCGTCTTTTCGCATCCGCGGCGCCATTTTGGACGGGCTGCGCAAAGAAGACTGGCTCCCGCGCAGCATAAGAGAAAAGGCGAAAAAAATTGAGGAAACGATCGAAAGGTTGGAACAGCGGTATATGCGCTCCGTGACAGCAAAGGAAGTCGCCGCTGAATTAGGGATGACGGAAGAGGAAGTACACACGGTAGCCAATGAGAACTTTTTTGCCAACGTGTTATCTTTTCAACACGTTGTAACAGAGGAGGAAGAAGAAACGGCGCTTTTAGCCGTTCGTGATGAAAAAACGCCATCTCCGGAAGAAGAAGTGATCAAACAAGAGCTGTACGAAAAATTAGCGCAAGTGATTGAACAGCTAAGTGAAAAAGAGCAGCTTGTGATTAGTTTATTTTATAAAGAAGAATTAACATTTACAGAAATCGGCGAAATTTTAGGACTTTCTACCTCAAGAATTTCTCAGCTTCATTCTAAAGCAATTTTTAAGTTACGTAAAATTTTAGAAGCGGCGCTTTAA
- a CDS encoding DUF6115 domain-containing protein, translating into MLAFLLTISFLLHALSLWIIILLYLRLAKVKEMEKQQQMTEEIEQTFSAYLLEWKEENERFLTELAAILPNRSRTDHLPKDSAEPQAEGNETTAPNEETEPLPSYFPNIDEIKDIVDIRQQPASSAADRVWQLYGQGKTVEEIAKILNKGKTEVELLLKFRQK; encoded by the coding sequence ATGCTTGCATTTTTACTCACTATTAGTTTTCTTCTTCATGCGCTTTCTTTATGGATCATTATTTTGCTTTATTTGCGATTAGCCAAGGTAAAAGAAATGGAAAAGCAGCAGCAAATGACGGAAGAGATCGAGCAAACATTTTCTGCCTATTTATTAGAATGGAAGGAAGAAAACGAACGCTTCTTAACAGAGCTGGCGGCAATATTGCCTAACCGCTCCCGGACGGATCATTTACCAAAAGACAGCGCCGAGCCGCAGGCAGAAGGCAATGAAACAACGGCGCCAAACGAAGAAACGGAACCGCTACCTAGCTATTTTCCAAACATCGATGAGATAAAAGACATTGTGGATATACGTCAACAGCCGGCTTCTTCCGCCGCCGATCGCGTTTGGCAACTTTACGGACAAGGAAAAACGGTGGAGGAAATTGCTAAAATTCTAAATAAAGGAAAGACAGAAGTGGAGTTATTGCTAAAATTCCGCCAAAAGTAG
- the rpsB gene encoding 30S ribosomal protein S2 — MSVISMKQLLEAGVHFGHQTRRWNPKMKKYIFTERNGIYIIDLQKTVKKVEEAYSFVKELAANGGKILFVGTKKQAQESVKEEAERCGMFYVNQRWLGGTLTNFATIQKRIKRLREIEKMAEDGIFDVLPKKEVIRLKKEQERLEKFLGGIKDMKELPDALFVIDPRKERIAVAEARKLNIPIIGIVDTNCDPDEIDYVIPANDDAIRAVKLLTSKIADAVLEAKQGEEAVVAAE, encoded by the coding sequence ATGTCAGTCATTTCGATGAAGCAATTGCTTGAAGCTGGTGTTCATTTCGGACATCAAACTCGCCGTTGGAATCCAAAAATGAAAAAATATATTTTCACAGAACGCAACGGCATTTATATTATCGACTTGCAAAAAACCGTCAAAAAAGTAGAGGAAGCGTACAGCTTCGTTAAAGAGTTAGCGGCAAACGGCGGTAAAATTTTGTTTGTCGGCACGAAAAAACAAGCGCAAGAATCGGTGAAGGAAGAAGCGGAACGCTGCGGCATGTTCTATGTCAACCAACGCTGGCTAGGCGGTACGCTAACGAACTTCGCGACGATTCAAAAGCGCATTAAGCGTTTAAGAGAAATTGAAAAAATGGCGGAAGACGGCATCTTTGATGTGCTTCCGAAAAAAGAAGTCATCCGCTTAAAGAAAGAGCAAGAACGTTTAGAGAAATTTTTAGGCGGCATTAAAGACATGAAAGAATTGCCGGACGCTCTGTTTGTCATCGACCCGCGCAAAGAACGCATTGCAGTTGCGGAAGCGCGCAAATTAAACATTCCGATCATCGGCATCGTGGATACAAACTGCGATCCGGATGAAATCGACTATGTCATTCCAGCAAACGACGACGCGATTCGCGCAGTAAAACTTCTCACTTCGAAAATTGCCGACGCGGTGTTAGAGGCAAAACAAGGCGAAGAAGCAGTCGTTGCTGCCGAGTAA
- the tsf gene encoding translation elongation factor Ts: MAITAQMVKELREKTGAGMMDCKKALMETNGDMDKAIDWLREKGIAKAAKKADRIAAEGTTLIETDGNTAVILEVNSETDFVAKNEAFQALVKELAAHLLKHKPATLEEALGQTMDNGSTVQDHINEAIAKIGEKITLRRFEIMEKGDNDVFGAYLHMGGRIGVLTLLAGTTNQEVAKDVAMHIAALHPKYVSRDQVPQEEVQHEREVLKQQALNEGKPEHIVEKMVEGRLNKFYEDVCLLEQAFVKNPDVKVRQYVESNGATVKQFVRYEVGEGIEKRQDNFAEEVMNQVRKQ, encoded by the coding sequence ATGGCAATTACAGCACAAATGGTAAAAGAACTGCGCGAAAAAACAGGCGCGGGAATGATGGACTGCAAAAAAGCATTGATGGAAACAAACGGCGATATGGACAAAGCGATCGATTGGCTTCGCGAGAAAGGAATCGCCAAAGCGGCGAAAAAAGCGGACCGCATTGCGGCGGAAGGCACGACGCTTATTGAAACAGATGGCAATACCGCTGTTATTTTAGAAGTGAACTCGGAAACAGATTTTGTGGCGAAAAACGAAGCGTTCCAAGCATTAGTAAAAGAACTTGCCGCCCACTTGCTAAAACATAAGCCGGCTACTTTGGAAGAAGCACTTGGGCAAACAATGGATAACGGATCTACCGTTCAAGACCATATTAACGAAGCGATTGCTAAAATTGGCGAAAAAATTACGTTGCGCCGCTTTGAAATTATGGAAAAAGGAGACAATGATGTTTTTGGTGCGTACTTGCACATGGGCGGCCGCATTGGCGTATTAACATTATTAGCGGGTACGACAAACCAAGAAGTGGCGAAAGACGTGGCTATGCATATCGCGGCATTGCATCCGAAATACGTTTCCCGCGACCAAGTGCCGCAAGAAGAAGTACAACATGAACGCGAAGTGTTGAAACAGCAAGCGCTAAATGAAGGAAAACCGGAACATATCGTAGAAAAAATGGTGGAAGGCCGCTTAAATAAATTTTATGAAGATGTTTGCTTGCTAGAACAAGCATTTGTAAAAAATCCAGATGTAAAAGTACGCCAATATGTTGAATCGAACGGTGCGACAGTAAAACAATTCGTCCGCTATGAAGTCGGCGAAGGCATTGAAAAACGTCAAGATAACTTTGCCGAAGAAGTAATGAACCAAGTAAGAAAGCAATGA